Sequence from the Sulfuracidifex tepidarius genome:
TACAATACCCACCGGGACAAGCTCTAGGTAACCCAATTCAGATCATAGTGCTTAACGAGAGCGGAAAGCTTGTAGGAGAGATTTTAGGTGCAATAGGGCCTAAAGGAAACCCCTTGAATAACGGGAACCCAATCATGATAAAGTCGCTCAGCTTGAACTACAGCGGAACTATGATAACTTCACTATCACAATTCGTAAAGATGGGGCTCAATGGTACTACTTGGGCCCAAGGAGCTTACAATGAGTTTTATCCTGAGGACACGGCGAAGTATGTATCTCTGTTCTATAATTCCACTTATATGTATCCTGAGAGGTTCGCTATTCTATGGTCCCTCGGAGGAGCACCGAGTCAATGGTATCAAGTAGCATACACACCTCACATGATGCCCGGTACCACGGGTGCTATATCTGCAGGTTATGATGAGCTTTGGGTTCTTAACGATAATCCAAGGGCAAACAACACTCAAGACTTTGGATATCCCGGTCCTACTCTGTTCAGCAGAAACTCAACGCCTCCCTACACACATTACGCCTCTTACAGAGATCCGCTCAACTTGGGATATCTCCAGAACCAGGGGTTAATAGCAGACGCTTATGTTAATGGATCGTCAATCTACTACATTGGAGGAACTCCATTCGTAGGATTCCCATACCTTAACAATCCAGATTACAGTGCATGGAACCTCATGAACGGAAACTATAACGCCTCTAAACTCTGGGATCCATCTATAGTTGCTACAGGTTTAACATACAAGAACACACAGACAGGGACTTACTGGTACGCTGAGTTCGTAAGGACCTTCTCTACCGTTGGAGTCTCTGACGGTCAGGGTATGTCACATTATCAAGTGCAACTATCTCCTGGGAAAACGTACCACGTAGCATTTGCAGTGTTCCAAGGAGGTGCAGGAGAATCTGTTGACTTCAAGTCCATATCGTTCTGGTATAACCTCTACATACAGCCGGCATCTTCGTCGTCATCCTACGTTCCTCTACTACCGTTGCTCGTATCTCTTGCTATAGTTCCCGTCATTCCCGTGGCGATGAAGTCTCTGGGATTCTCCTTCATAAGGGCGTTCAAGAATGAGAGAAATAAATTCTAATTCTTTTAATATATCCCTTTTTTTATCCGTTTACATTATAGCACAGTTTCTAGAATTATTCTTTAATAGAGAATTTCTTGTCTCAGTTCTTCCTTTCGGGCTCGCCGGAATCTCGGTAACTACGGTAGAGCCTTACCTACACTTCGCTTATGTGGTAGGAGGAGCTTCTTACGTCATTCTCTTGATCCTTCAGCCGGTTCTCCTAGCCTACTCTGTAATCTACCTCAAGGGGTGGGGTAGGGCTCTCTTAACTTCAGTCTTAGCTTCTACCGTTGGTCTAGACTTGATTCATATCGCTGTAGGCATAAACAACACTTCTTTCAATGTGCCTTATATCTTTTCACTGATTTATGTTGCTCTCATTGTAGCGTCGAGCTTTTACCTAGTGGAGAAGAGCGGTAGAAGGAGTATCTATCTCCTCATGGTTCCGGACGTCATAGCGTTTTCCTTCCTCTCCTTCGCGTGGATGGATCAGATGGTAGGAAACTCCATCGCTGGAATCATATCGGGATATAGCGGATTCATTCTCGCCTATGCGGTAATTTTTGCCGGAGCGTCATTCGTCATAATGGAGAGTAAGAAGACGAGTTGGAAGAGTGTTATACCCTTCTTCTTGGTTGGTGCATTAGTGTCGATAGCTACCGTGTTAAACATCATACCTGGGTGGGGCTTCGCTATTGGGGTAGCTTTCCCTTACATATTCGGAATTTTAGGAGTTACTGACTGGATGCCCCCGGTGATTTTCTTCCTGGCGTTCCTCACCTTGGGAGTAGCCATTGGCTTGAGGAAGAACGACTACCCACTCTTCCTCGGATCTGTGTCACTTATGGCAGGAACTGTGATTTTCGACTCAATACCATTGACAGTCTACATGTTAGCCCCTCTAATGGCATCACTTATTATGATGATATCGAAAGCTAACATGGAGAAGAAAGCGGAAGTTCAACTCTCCAAATAGATCCTCTTCCTTTCTTTCAATTCTACGCTTAAAATGGGTAAAAGCTTAAATCCATTTATTTTAGGCTTTTCATAATGCAAATTAAAAAAAGTATTTTATTATATATATTGGTAATTATGATCGTTGTTGCCGCTGTTGCAGGTTTTTTAATAGGTGAGAGGGCAACAACGTCACCTCAAGCTTCCACTACTATTGTTACTTCGTCTACAACTTCCACAGTAACTGAAAGCGTGGGATATATAGGAGACCCGCCCGCCAGTGTAGGAAACGGAGAAGATTACCTGATTAATCCCGTTTTCCCTGCGCACACAATTGCGTCACAGTACGGTTACGTAACTTACGGGAACGGAAGAGTCTTCATAGGAGGGCTGTATTCGTCGGGAAACGGATACCTTGCAGGGGCTAAGGGAGCTGCCGTCATAGCTTCCATGTTTGCAGGTCAACCTCTAACTTCTTACGATTATTATTTGTATATCACAGCCCCGTCTCCTATAAACGTTGGAGGAGCAGTGAAGACTGATTCCGCTACAGTGATGTTCTTAGCATCCATGCTGGGACAGGAGTCCTATCTGAACAAATCAATGTACTTCCTAGGCGACGTTGGTCTGGAAGGGTATATGTATTCAACAGGAGTAGTTTATCAAAGGATAGTGCAACTAAACCAAGGCGGGATATACTATCTAGTTGTCCCTAAGATGATGGCCTTGGCTGAAGGGCAGAACTATCAAATGGCGCAAGAGTATGCTAAACAACACAACGAAACTCTGTACACCGTCTGTGACATACCTCAGATCTATGAGATAGAGAC
This genomic interval carries:
- a CDS encoding ethylbenzene dehydrogenase — translated: MANGYTKLLALGALVVIAILLASYGADFALNSAAQASSTVTAYYVPNASPDLGSPGSASFWSTIPWTSVPLVPTIPVPGGIAGHTHFVYVKAAWTYVDGTPYIMILMKARNHGYISWMACAERTPNGRIWQPFSELPAGWWVVNVSYTESNESVASLSYIPQSQQIQYPPGQALGNPIQIIVLNESGKLVGEILGAIGPKGNPLNNGNPIMIKSLSLNYSGTMITSLSQFVKMGLNGTTWAQGAYNEFYPEDTAKYVSLFYNSTYMYPERFAILWSLGGAPSQWYQVAYTPHMMPGTTGAISAGYDELWVLNDNPRANNTQDFGYPGPTLFSRNSTPPYTHYASYRDPLNLGYLQNQGLIADAYVNGSSIYYIGGTPFVGFPYLNNPDYSAWNLMNGNYNASKLWDPSIVATGLTYKNTQTGTYWYAEFVRTFSTVGVSDGQGMSHYQVQLSPGKTYHVAFAVFQGGAGESVDFKSISFWYNLYIQPASSSSSYVPLLPLLVSLAIVPVIPVAMKSLGFSFIRAFKNERNKF